In Triticum aestivum cultivar Chinese Spring chromosome 5B, IWGSC CS RefSeq v2.1, whole genome shotgun sequence, the following proteins share a genomic window:
- the LOC123116158 gene encoding transcription factor TB1 — protein MLPYHPNPHGFWISREPPAQVPNPASGFAVAPPAHLDHQIQHYDHFFPGHGNQFNSETLEAVLMRPRPPAPPPAEMPPANEARTGAVQAAGTGHARARKRPFRTDRHSKIRTAQGVRDRRMRLSLDVARDFFALQDQLGFDKASKTVDWLLTQSKPAIDRLSESSRLNAARAGEDGMSSLSSVEREGRRLKETELATGSGKGAADVEKAMRARGGGTSVLMEHRREMNGGLMSASMTGGEYYYDLGEMMCINAGECDDDGEYDEDGDFLDGMQY, from the coding sequence ATGTTGCCTTACCACCCTAACCCTCACGGCTTCTGGATCTCCCGAGAACCACCCGCGCAGGTGCCAAACCCTGCCAGCGGCTTCGCCGTGGCGCCTCCCGCGCATCTGGACCATCAGATTCAGCACTACGAccacttcttccccggccacggcaACCAGTTCAACTCCGAGACGCTGGAAGCGGTGCTCATGAGGCCGCGTccgccggctcctcctccggcggagATGCCGCCGGCTAACGAGGCAAGAACCGGCGCAGTGCAGGCCGCCGGCACCGGACACGCCAGGGCGAGGAAGCGGCCTTTCAGGACGGACCGGCACAGCAAGATCCGGACGGCACAGGGCGTCCGGGACCGCCGGATGCGGCTCTCCCTGGACGTCGCGCGTGACTTCTTCGCGCTGCAGGACCAGCTCGGCTTCGACAAGGCCAGCAAGACGGTGGACTGGCTGCTCACCCAGTCCAAGCCAGCCATCGACCGCCTATCCGAGTCCTCTCGGCTCAACGCCGCTAGAGCGGGAGAAGATGGCATGTCGTCGCTATCATCGGTGGAGCGTGAAGGCCGCCGGCTCAAGGAGACGGAGCTGGCTACCGGGTCGGGAAAGGGGGCAGCGGATGTGGAGAAGGCGATGAGGGCGAGGGGTGGTGGAACGTCGGTGCTCATGGAGCACAGACGCGAGATGAACGGCGGCCTCATGTCGGCTTCGATGACTGGTGGGGAGTACTACTACGACCTCGGCGAGATGATGTGCATCAACGCAGGAGAATGCGATGACGATGGCGAGTACGACGAAGACGGTGATTTCTTGGACGGTATGCAATACTAG